The following are from one region of the Streptomyces fradiae genome:
- a CDS encoding Gfo/Idh/MocA family oxidoreductase: MSSPRTPLRVGLVGYGLAGSVFHAPLIAADPDLVLDTVSTGNPERAVQARAEHPDVRVVGSPEELLGRAAELDLVVIASPNKTHVPVATAALRAGLPVVVDKPLAGTAAEARALAALAEERGLLLSVFQNRRWDNDFRTLQALLADGSLGEVQRFESRFERWRPQLKGGWRESGAPEEIGGLLYDLGSHVVDQALVLFGPAVRVYAESDVRRPGAEADDDTFIAITHAGGVHSHLWMSATTAQLGPRFRVLGQSAGYVKYGLDPQEAALREGLRPEPGKAWGVEPEELWGRLGAGESPLTGGGTPVETLPGAYPAYYAAVAAALRGAGENPVTAHEAAAALDVLEAAKKSAREGVAVTL; the protein is encoded by the coding sequence ATGAGCTCCCCCCGTACCCCGCTCCGCGTCGGCCTCGTCGGCTACGGCCTGGCCGGCTCCGTCTTCCACGCCCCGCTGATCGCCGCCGACCCCGACCTCGTGCTCGACACGGTCTCCACCGGCAACCCGGAGCGCGCCGTGCAGGCCCGCGCCGAGCACCCGGACGTGCGGGTCGTGGGCTCCCCCGAGGAACTCCTCGGCCGCGCCGCCGAGCTCGACCTCGTGGTGATCGCCTCCCCCAACAAGACCCACGTCCCGGTCGCCACCGCCGCCCTGCGGGCCGGTCTGCCGGTGGTCGTGGACAAGCCGCTGGCCGGCACCGCCGCCGAGGCGCGCGCCCTCGCCGCGCTCGCCGAGGAGCGCGGGCTGCTGCTCTCCGTCTTCCAGAACCGCCGCTGGGACAACGACTTCCGCACTCTCCAGGCCCTGCTCGCCGACGGCTCCCTCGGCGAGGTGCAGCGCTTCGAGTCCCGCTTCGAGCGCTGGCGCCCCCAGCTCAAGGGCGGCTGGCGCGAGTCGGGCGCGCCCGAGGAGATCGGCGGGCTGCTGTACGACCTCGGCAGCCACGTCGTCGACCAGGCCCTGGTCCTGTTCGGCCCGGCCGTCCGCGTGTACGCCGAGTCCGACGTGCGCCGCCCGGGCGCCGAGGCCGACGACGACACCTTCATCGCGATCACGCACGCGGGCGGCGTGCACTCGCACCTCTGGATGAGCGCGACCACCGCCCAGCTCGGACCGCGCTTCCGCGTCCTGGGTCAGAGCGCCGGTTACGTGAAGTACGGCCTCGACCCCCAGGAGGCGGCGCTCCGCGAGGGCCTGCGGCCGGAACCGGGCAAGGCTTGGGGCGTCGAGCCCGAGGAGCTGTGGGGCCGGCTCGGGGCCGGCGAGTCCCCGCTGACCGGCGGCGGCACGCCCGTGGAGACCCTGCCGGGCGCCTACCCGGCGTACTACGCGGCCGTCGCCGCCGCCCTGCGTGGCGCCGGCGAGAACCCGGTGACGGCCCACGAGGCGGCGGCCGCGCTCGACGTCCTGGAGGCGGCGAAGAAGTCCGCCCGCGAGGGCGTGGCGGTGACCCTGTGA
- a CDS encoding heme-degrading domain-containing protein, which yields MEETGVEELTAQEAALVLPRFTYEDAWTLGMILADLARERRAPVAIDVRRGAQQLFHCALPGSSADNDAWIDRKRRVVERYGVSSFHVGARFRAKGTTFEASSRLDPDVYAAHGGSFPIAVAGAGVIGSVTVSGLPQAEDHALVVLGLERLMAAYGAE from the coding sequence ATGGAAGAGACCGGCGTGGAGGAGCTGACGGCGCAGGAGGCGGCGCTTGTCCTGCCCCGCTTCACGTACGAGGACGCCTGGACGCTCGGCATGATCCTGGCCGACCTGGCGAGGGAGCGGCGCGCGCCGGTCGCGATCGACGTACGACGCGGGGCGCAGCAGCTGTTCCACTGCGCGCTGCCCGGGTCGAGCGCCGACAACGACGCCTGGATCGACCGGAAGCGGCGGGTCGTCGAGCGGTACGGCGTGAGCTCGTTCCACGTCGGCGCCCGCTTCCGCGCCAAGGGCACGACCTTCGAGGCCTCGTCCCGGCTCGACCCGGACGTCTACGCCGCGCACGGCGGCTCGTTCCCGATCGCCGTCGCCGGCGCCGGGGTCATCGGCTCGGTCACGGTCTCGGGCCTGCCGCAGGCCGAGGACCACGCGCTGGTCGTCCTCGGCCTGGAGCGGCTGATGGCGGCGTACGGCGCGGAGTAG